TTTAACTCCAGATTCTGACTCAGGAGGACTGGAATCTGGTGCTGTACAATGCCATGTCCACCACATCGCCATGGGCCATTCTCTACTTTGTTGTGCTCATTATGGTGGGAAAATATGTCCTTCTGAATGTTCTTGTGGGCATAGTGGTTCAGAGCtttcaggacatttccagtCCATCCAGCGCTTCCTCTGAGACTGAACCCAGCAGGCCCTCTGTGACAGACCCCGCCCCTGACCTTGCACTGCCAGACACCAGTGAGGACGAGGTACGATCCTAGAAGTGAAACCTTTGAAAGTCAGTCTTTTGGTGCACATAATTGATGGTTTACAAAATTCTACACATCGAAATGATGCAGAGAGTCCAAATAATTATCTTTGCTGCAGTTCTGGGGACATTTTTGCTAGTTCCTATATTTTCAGTGTTGTTGTCTTTGAAGTCTTTGGTTCGTACTTTGGAATAACACAGGGGACTGTTGTGGAACTATCTATCCCTTTAGAGAACTTTGAACTTCATCCAGAAAGTTCTCGATTGGTGCAAAGACCATGACGAGTGGTCACTCTACGTGTTCTCCCCAAGGAACAGGTGGGTTTAAAACATTCTGCTTTCTTTGCCTCATTGTGTGACTTTCAGTGActataactttttttaattggagtgtgtgtgtgtgtctgtgtgtgtgtgtgtgtgtgtgtctgtgtgtgtgtgcgtgtgtatgtgtgtgtgtgtctgtgtgtgtgtgtgtgtgtgtgtttgtgtttaggtGCCGTATGATTTGCCGACGCATGGTCTCTCACAGCATGTTCGACCACGTGATCCTACTCTTCATTCTCCTCAGCTGTGTCACCATTGCTATGGAGAGGCCAGGGATAGATCCCAGGAGCACGGtgagacacaaaaactacaTATAAGACCTCCACATACCTGAACTCTGTATATTGACTGTACTCACACATGTTGTATGTGCTTGTTCACATGCTGTAATCTTTGTATGTGTATCATGTGGAAGAtaacagctacacacacacacacacacacacacacacatacacacacacacacacacacacacactcagtgaagCTGGATGTTGTGAATTTCATGAAACAAATGGTAACAGGAGCTTGTTATATGGAAACCAAAATGCATGttgctcaaacacacatttcccCTCCCCTTTAGGAGCGACTGATCCTCAATGTGTCCCTGTACGTGTTCTCTGCTGTGTTCCTGGTTGAGATGCTTCTTAAGGTAAACATcagttattgatttttttaacagtATTTATAATCATTTTAAACAAAATGAATCTTTGTTGCTGTGAGTGTTTAAAAGAGGAAACTTCTTGGAGCGTTAATATATTGTAACTTGGGCTCCAGGTTCTAGCTCTGGGTTTACTCTTTGGGAAGGACAGCTACTGTCGCTCTTTGTGGAACACCATGGATGGTTTGTTGGTGATTCTGTCTCTGGTCCACATCTTTGTCTCTCTGGGCAATACGGGCAAAACCAACATGCTGAGCATCCTCAAGGTTTTACGTCTGCTGCGCACATTTCGTTCACTGAGGTAcatcatgtctctgtgtgtgtgtattcagtgtAACTAAATACTTTTGTCCTCCtcactctgtttgtgtctgtaggTACTTGTGCTGGTTCTCACTaacatttgtgtgtatgtgtgtctttcaGGGTGATCAAGCGAGCCCCCAAACTGAAGCTGGCTGTGGAATCTCTCATCGCTGCAGTCAAACCCATCGGGAACATCGTTCTTATTTGCTgcgtgtatttttttttctttggcatTCTGGGGGTGCaggtaaaacaaacattttatgacCCTGGCCAGTTCTAAACACATCTGTTGGTAATGAATTGTTCTTGCCTTTAAAAGTGTAATTATAGTGTCAGGATGGTAGTTGAaataacagcacacacactctttgtcaCACTTCAGTTGTTCAAAGGAAAGTTCCACCACTGCCTGGGTCACGacatcagaaacatcaccaCCAAGAGTGAATGTCTGGCTGCCAACTATCGCTGGACACGAAAGAAGTTCAACTTCGACAGCTTGCCTCAGGTATGGAAAAATAGATGTGTTGGCTTACGCTCCTGTAAAACTACTCACTGTAATATAGATATCTCATCCTGATAGATCATAGAACTTAATAAAGTTCCCCTGTTTACCttactttcttgtgttttcaaTTCAGGCTCTGATGTCCTTGTTTGCGATGTTCTCGACGGATGACTGGGTGAACATCATGTATGATGGGCTGGATGCTGTTGGAGTAGGCAAACAGGTACTTTTGTTGGGTCATGCCTTGTTTATGTTTGTAGAAATATTGATAATGCCAACCTAATGGTCAAGGGTGGCAAAGTGGAGGggaacacacaagggcagaaagtaaaactaaaccagacacacagggatcaagaactactaaataaaacaggaaacacgatagagtggaaacacacaaggaaaaacaacacaagacaaggTACCAAGAGATACAAGGACGACTTGAGGATCTTACAAAATAAACTGGAAATCTAAGAAATATCAAgacaaagtaaaaacaacacaatgtctGAAGTGAATGTGAAAATACTTGTGCCATAAAGCAAAGCTACCcaatatatttatttccttCCTCAAAGTTCTCAACTTGTTTCCCCTCGTATGACATCAGTGTGAAATGCATCTCTTGTTtctcaaacacaaaaaacttaaaacctacatttcttttcttctccttctctcagcCGATGAAGAACTACAATGAATGGATGCTGCTGTATTTCATCTCTTTCATGGTCATGAGCTTCTTTCTCCTGGACATGTTCATCGGGGTGATGGTGGAGACCTTCCACCAGTGTCAGCAGGAGCAAAGAGCAGCAGATGAAGTGTCActagaggagggaggaggagaagtgcaAGCGCAGCACAGAGGTAACAGAGCTGTGTGATGATTCTGTGGGTGTTCATGAATTAGAGAAAGTCCTTTGACTTATCCCTCATATGAAAATATTGAGGGAGGtcatcatttcattcattgtttACAACAGATGAGCAGCCTGTCTGGGAGTAGTGAGTCAGTTTGTGAGTGCTCCTGTGTGTGAAgagttcttttatttatttgtagggAAGATATCCATCTCTCCTCTGACCATATCCAACTTATTAActgcttgtttgttgtgatttatcaGCAGCCAGTGCATATGAGCCCAGATTGTTATTAACTTTCCCCACAGAGAGAACAGTGGGCTGTAGTGATGACAAGAACCCAACATTTCAGTTTTGGCTAACCAGCTGGAAACAGGTGTCAAGTTTGCAGAGTTCCACTCTCTATCTTAGCTTCTTTGTCTCTTAAATGAACATCAGCAACCACCAAACATAGACTGTCTTTCTGGGAGACATGCTGGTACACTCTGTTATTCATGGGCAAATAAATAGATGAACAACAAGTTTATAACTTGATAATTTAGCATTTGTAGACTCCTTTCTCGTGCCACCCTCTCAAATATGCTGACTTTTGgtttagaaaaacaaagaagctaACTCTGCCAAAAGGCCTAATCCAAAGGGTCTGTTGACACCGGCCAGCtccgtctattatttatacaatctggGCCGATGACAAGAATCATAGCTCCTCTGCTGGATACAAATCACTGTGATAACTGATCAGCCAAATAGTACAAGCTCTGCACTTTGAACTTTAACTATCAATACATGTTTAACTAATGGTCCTTTTGGTGTGAAACAGAATGGCTTACTTGTATTTCTGCTCACTAAGATCGGGGATGGGAGAGTGATGATACACCAGAAGGAACTTAACTTTCCAGGTTTGATCCTGTCGTGTACTTGTTAGATTTTCTAAACAAAGCCTGACAGATTGCCTTCCGTGGAGCGAACTGAATATGTGCTGTGTGTTAATCATTCTGAAAAGGGAATCACATAATccacagaaaaggaaaagatcTTCCCCTTAAATGAGCGAGACTTCTTTAAATAagctttgcttttcttttgtcaGCGTTGATGGATATTCCCTCTAGTTATCTGCTTTCTCTTTGTTGATGTTCCAGAACCTGAGCAGGTTCCCTATTTCACAAACTACTCCAAGTTGCGTCGATGGATCCACACTCTGTGTACCAGTAGCTTCCTGGACCTCTTTGTGACCGCCACCATTTTCCTGAGTGTGTTGGTGATGGCTGTGGAACATTATAACCAGCCTCAGGTAAAACACACACGGGCATTTGGAATACTTCCTGTAAGCTCTGCAGTGTGAGATAACTTGTGGTTGACATTGATGCTGTCTCTGTTCTTCCAGTATGTAGAGAAACTAACAGAGTATTCCTACTATGTGTTCACCGTCATCTTCGTCATCGAAGTCCTGCTTAAGTTGGTGGCGTTTGGTGTACTGAGGTTCATGAGAGACAGGTAACACACTTACATCAATAAGAGTACTTGCTTCAGCATGTTCGGTCTTCTAGTTCCTAAAGTGAgacctttgtgtgttttagctGGAATCTGCTGGACATCATTGTAGTTGTGATTTCCATACTCAGCATCATCTTCAGCAAGATGAACATGGCGGACAAAATGCCCATCAATCCCAGCATCCTGAGAGTTTGCAGAGTGCTCAGACTGGCACAAGGTAAACACACTTTAGAGCCGTCTTGAGCGACATAaagtctgtgtttgtatgtaaagGCTAGAGGTGAGCTTCATATATACATCTCCTAAAGAGATAGAATGCTAGGAAGGAGTATACTATGTTTGTATGTTATTCATAACtgctcctgtgtctcttcagtgCTGAAGGCCAAAAAGATAAGAGTTCTGCTAAACACCGTCATCAAGACTCTGttgcaggtaaacacagacaaagtGGGATTCatatgtttgttgtcttttattATAAATGTAAAGTAAGCTTCAGCTTTTTATCTGTCACTGCTGTGAGCATGCTCACTTCTGCAGGTTCTGACCCTCTGgtatctttgtttttggcttCACTAAGCACCTCACAAGAGTTCATGTGTTAAAGATGAGTCAACATTAGAAATAATAACAGGCCATGTTTTCCTTTGGTAGAGGTTCATACAGACCTGGTCCCTGGTTGAGAGTTTTCAGGGTGACATGTTTTTTATGCAGAAGATCTAACATGCATTTGGATTCCAGGTTGGAAATATTTTTCTACTCTTCatgttctttttcttcatctacGCTGCGCTGGGAGTGGAGCTGTTTGGCAGGCTaggtcagtcacacacacacacacacacacacacacacacacacacacacacacacacacacacacacacacacacacacacacacacacttttacattaGATTTCAGAGTTTGTCTCATATATAgagtttattttaatcattgaagCTCAGCCTTTAATAACAAATGTTATTGACTGTTAGCTACTTGAACTGGTGTTAATAGTGTATCATGTTTTACCTTTAGCTCAGCTGAACTAAAGGTGTGGttcacacatttcattttaGGGATGAACAATCTGGtaactcaaaacatttcagaGAGATTGTATTGTTGAAACAACAAGTCCACTGTTCAAAGAACtcactgtctgtttctgtgtttccttcTGTTTTCATCAGAGTGCACAGAGGACAACCCCTGCCTGGGTTTACATCGGTACGCCAACTTCAAGCACTTTGGGGCGGCCCTGCTCACGCTCTACCAGGTGTGCACCGGAGACAACTGGAGTGGGATTCTGAAAGTATGCACACAgtcatatatgcacacacaagcTCCaagcaaatgttatctcaacaTGTAGACTAACGGTGTGCAGGAATGCAACAAGAGGAAACATTGTCTACATGTTGATGTTACCTTCAGCATGGAGCAGCAGGTATCTGGTCTGAGCTTCAAGCTCACCTAAAACTGGATTGTTTAGTTAGATTGGAGGATTTTCAACTAGGATAAATGATCTGATCAGCATGTGTACATGTTTTACTACTTAGCACTGTTCATTTATGAATTGACACAATAGGGACTTGTTATTgtatgttgttttgtcttgttctctaTGTGAAACGTATTATGCTGCTGTCTGTGAACCAGCCCCTGATTCTTGCTCTATGTCTTCAAGGACACATTGAGGGAGTGTCCTCCAGGGGGAGATGGCTGCTCCAGCTACATGAACTTGGTCTCCCCTGTCTACTTCATTACCTTTGTCATCATGGCCCAGTTCGTGCTAGCAAACCTGGTGGTTGCAGCCATCATGCAGGCTCTGGAGGACAGCAAGCAAGTCCTTGACCATGTCCTGGTGGAGGAGTGTGTGTACATATAAcaatattttgacatttcagtGAAACCCTACTAACTTCTGTCTCCCTCTTGAGGAGGACCATGTTAGACCTCCAAGAAACCAAGGCCCTCAGATGATTGTGGATCCTGCTGTCCCAGCCCCCGAACCTTGAACCCAGCTGGGGATAGATTTGGTGATCTTCCTGATGAAATCACCAACAGCTTCTTTTTATCTgacacaaatgtttttttcttaaagttcaTTAGCAATGTGTAATTTACATAAACCAAATACTCTGATTTTGTAGCTCGATAATATTTAACTGAACATgtgatttaacttttttaaacattgtatTGAGTTGAATCTTTAATCTTTGTGGATGAATTGTATTTGTATCTGTATAGTTGTGTTAATGCTTTAATGTTTCTGTGAATCTGATCTAATGTTTTTGtaacagtttgttttgaatatttaataattttataaagcactttaacatAAACTATAAAAGTTTGGTTGTTTATTATTAATTCATCATGTCAGTGTTTTGAATTTATTCCCACAGAAAGACATCAGATAAAGACACTCTAAGTTATTTTAGATATTAAAAATCctgcttttgtttgtctgaGTTTAAATAGATGAATCTTTAGCCAACATGAGGTCTTACATACACATCTAACAATAAAATATAGGCCTGAGCAACAAGCTAGATTATGTGCAGCTGTATCATACAAAGCCCAAGAGTAACAAACTTCTTCTGCTCAATAAAGAGAGCTCATCCAGAATAAATGTctactttaatttaaattcatgGTTTCAGAAACCCTTTCAAAGCAAACCATAGTGTAGGTGTTAAATACTCTGCAGTGAGAGTTTTTGGTAAACCTTAATGACTCGGCCCTCATACAACAGTCCTGCTATAATCCTTTATGAAGCTGTAATCAGAAGAGAGAAGATCATTATTTGAATGATATAAACTTTATAATTACTGGACAATCAGGAAAAATGGCAACACTTCTGTAGAATGCAGAGTTTGTTATTCGGAGAAACTGAACCGAATGAACAACTTCAAAAGATcaaggacagagaaagaaaacctCTAGAAGGGGACAGTAATGGATAAGGATGTAAACTGCTGAAAAACAAGAg
This genomic interval from Notolabrus celidotus isolate fNotCel1 chromosome 4, fNotCel1.pri, whole genome shotgun sequence contains the following:
- the LOC117811571 gene encoding voltage-dependent T-type calcium channel subunit alpha-1H-like, whose protein sequence is MDHSVVRKEEQQDGVALHILDEEGTGPEEQELPYPALAPVVLLCLKQTTTPRSLCLQMIHSPWLDYSSILVALLTCVTLCMYQPNGEHNIYLEIVKALFFAYFIMEMVIKMVALGVVGYLSNSWNKFDFFINSGEVLDYILARYGFHWQVFQALRPIRLVSRIPSMQVLVAGLVDTLPMLANVLFLNMLAIHIFSVVGVQLWAGQLRNRCFLGEDIPTKYNVSLSSYFIPKYGQKFEFICAPDNKDGMQRCSHIPPYRVDGETCSMDATQHASAAVNGTSGCIDWNQYYNVCRAGDTNPYMGAINFDNIFFSWITIFQVVTLEGWSEIMFYVMDSHSFWTFLFFVFVTMIGSFVMMNVCAVVIATQFSENMERKTVVQLAGTVTIADIFNKLKCLVTGMLLRMKREIQNRVHPRGRDDRVDTLGQAWIPYKRILKRTVESTLFDRLIMLVVVFSVGALVFEHHEQPEKLTQVLRICNIIFTIIFLMEMVAKLLALKWEYFKDWNNNFDFVLVIISLWEVIGKAEGKPSVLRSLRLLRFVRLLHFLPYLERQLRVLKKTFEEASALFLLLLSLNFVFSVLGMLLFGGKFQFKTKHGDIVPDRKNFDTLLWSMVTVFQILTQEDWNLVLYNAMSTTSPWAILYFVVLIMVGKYVLLNVLVGIVVQSFQDISSPSSASSETEPSRPSVTDPAPDLALPDTSEDERTLNFIQKVLDWCKDHDEWSLYVFSPRNRCRMICRRMVSHSMFDHVILLFILLSCVTIAMERPGIDPRSTERLILNVSLYVFSAVFLVEMLLKVLALGLLFGKDSYCRSLWNTMDGLLVILSLVHIFVSLGNTGKTNMLSILKVLRLLRTFRSLRVIKRAPKLKLAVESLIAAVKPIGNIVLICCVYFFFFGILGVQLFKGKFHHCLGHDIRNITTKSECLAANYRWTRKKFNFDSLPQALMSLFAMFSTDDWVNIMYDGLDAVGVGKQPMKNYNEWMLLYFISFMVMSFFLLDMFIGVMVETFHQCQQEQRAADEVSLEEGGGEVQAQHREPEQVPYFTNYSKLRRWIHTLCTSSFLDLFVTATIFLSVLVMAVEHYNQPQYVEKLTEYSYYVFTVIFVIEVLLKLVAFGVLRFMRDSWNLLDIIVVVISILSIIFSKMNMADKMPINPSILRVCRVLRLAQVLKAKKIRVLLNTVIKTLLQVGNIFLLFMFFFFIYAALGVELFGRLECTEDNPCLGLHRYANFKHFGAALLTLYQVCTGDNWSGILKDTLRECPPGGDGCSSYMNLVSPVYFITFVIMAQFVLANLVVAAIMQALEDSKQEDHVRPPRNQGPQMIVDPAVPAPEP